In the genome of Parafrankia irregularis, the window ACCCGTCCACTGCCGGACGTGTTCCTCGTCGTCGCGACCCAGAACCCGGTCGACATGGACGGCACCTATCCTCTTCCGGAGGCACAGCTGGACCGGTTCCTGATGCGGATCCGGATGGGCTACCCCGACTTCGACGCCGAGAAGCGGGTGCTGGCCGCCAAGGTCGACGGCGGATCGTCCAGCGCGACAGACGTGCCTGTGAGCGAGGTTCTGGGCCGCGGCACGCGGGGCGGGAGGAAACAGGATCCCCGGCCGGTGCCGGCCGTGACGACTGCGGCGCAGGTGCTCGGGCTCATCGATCTGGCCCGCCGGACCAGGGTGTCCGACGCGGTCTATGCCTACCTGCTGCAGGTCACCCGGATGACCCGCGCGCTGGTGGCCCGGCCCGCCGCGCAGCCTGCCCGGTCCTCGGTGGGCGCCGGCCAGGGACAACGAGGCCGACGAGACGGCCCCCCGGGCCGTGACGCGGTCGCGCCGCCGCCGGCGTTGGCCGGCTGCCTCGCCCTTGGCGCAAGCCCACGCGCCAGCGTGGGCCTGCTCCACGCGGCCCAGGTCCTCGCTCGACGCTCAGGCCGCGACCATGTGTGGCCGGACGACGTGAAGCGGCTTGCCGTCCCGGTCCTCTCGCACCGGCTGTCGCTCTCCTCGGCCGCCGTTCTCGGGGGCCACCGCGCCGAGGACATCGTCGAGAAGGTGCTCGCGGCTGTCGCCGTCCCGCGCGGCTGAGTCCGTCGCGACCGCGACCGCGACCGCGACCGGCTTGTCCCGGCGGAACCGATGGCGGACTGTGGACGCGGAAAGGCCCAGCGGGCCCAGCCGGCCAGGTTCGGGTCCTCCGCTGCCCAAGATGTTTCCGGGCGAGTCCTCCACAGCGGGCCAGTCAAAGTCCGCGCACATCAATGTGCGTCGCAGAACTTCTACGCGGTTCGCCGGAGCGGGTGATTCCCCCAGCAGACTCGTGGTCGCCGCCCGGAAAACACACGCGGGATGACATGGACGTACCGGGAGATGCCGTGTTAATCTTCGGCCGAAGAGCCGCCCGCCTGATGCGGGCGACCTCTGGGTATCTCGGCTCACCTAGGTGAGATCGCGCGCGCACGCCATTCCTATGGGGCGGCGTCGCGCCCACGAAGTTGGGGGGCTTCGTGCGAAGAAGACTTCGCGGCATGTCACGCCTGCTCCAGCCCGATGCGCCGACTCACGGCCGGGTACCGGCCAATCCTGGTTGACCTCATCCGCCGCCCAGGTGCTGGCGTGCCGTCTGAACTCCACTGCCGGCCGTGCGCCTGATCATGCGCCGGCCGGCCATTGCGATCCGCGAAGGGTACTGGTCGCGGTCGATTTTCCGAGTCGCGGGCACCGTTGAGAGTCGCGAACCGAAAATTATTTACATGAAAGCCATAGGTGGCCGATGATCGAACCTGGTCTGACCGAGCGGGAACTCCAGATGCTCGCGGCGCTGTTCGATACACCCGAACGTGCCGACAGCCTGCTGCGGGATGCCGGATTCCCGGTCGCCCGTATCCCGACGATGCAGGGGTACGCGGTCGCCGAGTACTGGCGCGCGGTCGCCAGGCTGGTTGACAACGGAGTGATGCCGGATGGGCGGCTCAATATTCTGACCGCAGCCTCTCGACAGTTCCCGGCAAATGAGACATTCGCCGCGTCGAGTGGCGGCGTACAGACTCCTGGGCCGCTGTCACAGCCGCAACCGACGAACTCGCCCGACCGTTCGACAGGGTCATCCTCTACCGGCAGGTATCCACCTTCGGTTGGCGGCGGCGGCCTTCCACCCAGGCCGAGCTTCGGCTGGCCAGTGATCGCCGCGTCGATCGTTGTCGCGGTCCTCGTGATCGTGGGGGCAACGCTGGGCGTGGCAGGCCTGATCGGTGGGGGCTCCGACGACACGCCGCCCGGACCTGCTCAGTCGGCTTCGGGTGATCTGCCGGACAGCCAGGCACCCGTCCCCGAGCCCCCGTCGTCCGGGCCCGGCGTGCTACCCAGCCCCAAGCCCGTGACATCCACGCCGTCCGGCTCGGGCACGCCGGCGTCCTGCGAGCCGCCCGCGATGGACGCCAGCACGGTGACCGCGGCGCCGGTGGTCGAGCCCGGCAGCGTCCAGGGACTGACGGTGGCGTCGGCTTCCTACCGGCTCCAGGTCGAGTTCGACAACGCCAACATCACGCTCGCCGTCGATATCTCGGGGACCATCCCGGCTGGAAAGCATCTGATCATCGTCGCCCGCGGTCTCCCGAACACCCAGGACAAATCCGGCGCGAAAGGCGCCGACGTCGACTTCTACCGCGACAACTACCCGCTCCCCGGGACCGGCTGCCACACCTTCCAGAAGGCACGGCTCGGCTACGCGGGAGCCGCAGGCCTCACCTACCGCTTCCGCGTCCTGCTCGTCGGCCCGGAAATCGACCAGTACATCGCCACCCGGCGAGCCGACCCCTCCTACGCCACGCGCGG includes:
- a CDS encoding effector-associated domain EAD1-containing protein — protein: MIEPGLTERELQMLAALFDTPERADSLLRDAGFPVARIPTMQGYAVAEYWRAVARLVDNGVMPDGRLNILTAASRQFPANETFAASSGGVQTPGPLSQPQPTNSPDRSTGSSSTGRYPPSVGGGGLPPRPSFGWPVIAASIVVAVLVIVGATLGVAGLIGGGSDDTPPGPAQSASGDLPDSQAPVPEPPSSGPGVLPSPKPVTSTPSGSGTPASCEPPAMDASTVTAAPVVEPGSVQGLTVASASYRLQVEFDNANITLAVDISGTIPAGKHLIIVARGLPNTQDKSGAKGADVDFYRDNYPLPGTGCHTFQKARLGYAGAAGLTYRFRVLLVGPEIDQYIATRRADPSYATRGMTKTALTQRGAQVVGGFDIVSAR
- a CDS encoding AAA family ATPase, whose amino-acid sequence is MRAGDFVTAFDRIVANIDQVVQGKPDQVELAVTCMLAGGHLLIEDLPGVGKTLLARCLAASVDAEMKRIQCTPDLLPSDITGTDVYLPGTGGQEFRPGPVFANVVLADEINRATPRAQSALLEAMEERRVTVGGMTRPLPDVFLVVATQNPVDMDGTYPLPEAQLDRFLMRIRMGYPDFDAEKRVLAAKVDGGSSSATDVPVSEVLGRGTRGGRKQDPRPVPAVTTAAQVLGLIDLARRTRVSDAVYAYLLQVTRMTRALVARPAAQPARSSVGAGQGQRGRRDGPPGRDAVAPPPALAGCLALGASPRASVGLLHAAQVLARRSGRDHVWPDDVKRLAVPVLSHRLSLSSAAVLGGHRAEDIVEKVLAAVAVPRG